The stretch of DNA agacagacgtgaTGGACGCTTgtgagtggacagacagacgcttgtgagtggacagacagacgctTGTGAGTAGACAGACAGACGCGACGGACGCTCGTGAGTGGACAGACGCGATGGACGGTCAtgagtggacagacagacgtgaTGGACGCTTgtgagtggacagacagacgctTGTGAGTAGACAGACAGACGCGACGGACGCTTgtgagtggacagacagacgtgaTAGATGCTCGTGAGTGGACAGACAGATGCGACGAACGCTCATGAGTGGACAGATAGACGCGATCTCTGATGTGATGAAGagcagcttcctcctcctcttcctcacctaGCTGAGTGGACGTCTCCACCAGTGTCCAGGGCCGACAGCGGCGCTGACCGATGATCAGATCGAGTACGAACGCCTTCAGCCCGTCCTGCAGCACGTCACAGAGGGCGGGGCAAAGGTACTTCAGGATCAGGTGACCCACGTTAGGACTCACACAGCTGTTCCCCAGCTTGgcctgaaacagagacacagagagtttaTAACCTGTGTCCATTCAGAAAGACAGTCTCCTGATTCAtgttgtaaagcactcactctcccactcccacacacacacacacacacacacacacacacacagctgctcctctgctgcctcgtgtggtaactttgtgtcactgaggtcaatctgaacgttggatttcaaacactgaagagacaaaatcagacatttgaactaattgatggaggcagcagtgtgtgtgtgtgtgtgtgtgtgacacgtgatcatgtgacgcagagaTCAGAGAATGTCTCTCACCTTCACGTCTGCGTCTCGACTGGTGCTAAAATGAGCCACGATCAGATCCACGGCTCTGTTCACAGCTTTCACCAGAGCTGAgggacagaggtgagacacggTGAGACacggtgagacagacagacagacacgacATCACCATTAATCATTGAAACAACTTTAAATCCACACAATGGTTTCAAACTTTGATCTTTAGTCAAGGCTAAAGCTACAGTTactcatttgtttcttttatatttatttattggttcAAATGTTCTCGTCATAAATGTTTATAAATGAGGTatctgttgtcatgacaacacacacacacacacacactcacctctctTCTGTGTCAGGTCCACAGAGACATAAGActgtgatgaggaggaggacagcgATGAAGACGAGGTGtcaggagagagacagaattCTTCTGGAGgtttttcagagagagagaaataatctGGAAGGAAGTCGCTCTTCACTGATGAGCCtgctgcacacgcacacgcgcacacacacacacacacacaaacagagaaaaattCCTCCAtatgtgacattttcaacattttctcaaaGTTTATAAACAAACCAAACGTAGATGTAGTTTACAGAAAGAAGACTCCGCCCCTTTATGAATGTTCAATAATAACACAGTAATGGTGACATCGTTCACTGAAATCAACCACCAGCACCATGAAGTTGTCCCAGCCTGCAGCTAGAGGGCGCTGTGGGGAAATCAAACACGTTGCGTCTTGAGGGGCGTGGTCCCGCTGCTCGCTGTGGTTCAGCGTTAGCGCACAGGAAGTTGGATCCACAGACTCGCTCCACACTCAGAGGGTTCTGGCGCCGGTACTCCCTCCATTTCAGAGCTTGAGGAGAGAGATGGTGCGCTgaggggagggggcggggttaaGACCGCGATGAGGGGTGGGGTTAAAGACAGATGAGAGAGGAAAAGGTGGAAAAGATGAAGGGAGGAAGGTGAAGAGAAGGTtcatgaagagagagaagaaaggaaCGAATAAGAACAAAGAGCAGAAGATCAAAGAGATgtcatcagtgacatcatcagacgtcatcagtgacgtcatcagagactTCATCAGACATCATCAGAGACGTCATCAGAGACGTCATCAGTGACGCCATCAGAGACGTCATCAGAGACTTCATCAgacgtcatcagtgacgtcatcagacgtcatcagtgacgtcatcagagacttcatcagtgacgtcatcagagactTCATCAgacgtcatcagtgacgtcatcagacgtcatcagtgacgtcatcagtgacgtcatcagagactTCATCAGACGTCATCAGAGACttcatcagtgacgtcatcagtgacgtcatcagagactTCATCAGACacgtcatcagtgacgtcatcagacgtcatcagtgacgtcatcagacgtcatcagtgacgtcatcacacgtcatcagtgacatcatcagacgtcatcagtgacgtcatcagagactTCATCAGACacgtcatcagtgacgtcatcagacacgtcatcagtgacgtcatcagagacgtcatcagtgacgtcatcagacgtcatcagtgacgtcatcagagacgtcatcagtgacgtcatcagacgtCATCAGAGACGTCATCAGAgacgtcatcagtgacgtcatcagagacgtcatcagtgacgtcatcagacgtcatcagtgacgtcatcagtgacgtcatcagagacttcatcagtgacgtcatcagagactTCATCAGAgacgtcatcagtgacgtcatcaggGACTTCATCAgacgtcatcagtgacgtcatcagacgtcatcagtgacgtcatcagagactTCATCAGACGTCATCAGAGACttcatcagtgacgtcatcagtgacgtcatcagagactTCATCAGACacgtcatcagtgacgtcatcagacgtcatcagtgacgtcatcagacgtcatcagtgacgtcatcagagactTCATCAGACacgtcatcagtgacgtcatcagagacgTCATCAGAgacgtcatcagtgacgtcatcagagacgtcatcagtgacgtcatcacacgtcatcagtgacgtcatcagagacgtcatcagtgacgtcatcagagacgtcatcagtgacgtcatcagtgacgtcatcagagacgtcatcagtgacgtcatcagagacgtcatcagtgacgtcatcagtgacgtcatcagagacttcatcagtgacgtcatcagagacgtcatcagtgacgtcatcagtgacgtcatcagagacgtcatcagtgacgtcatcagagacgtcatcagtgacgtcatcagtgacgtcatcagagacgtcatcagtgacgtcatcagagatatcatctctctctctcgctctgtctccgtctgtctcgctctctgtctgtctgtctgtctctgtgaccaCTGGTGGCGCTCTACTCCATAGTGACCACTTTAGATCGTACCATTATGTGTTCTGGCTCCGCCTCCATGTTTTCCAGACTCCGCGTAGCTCAGTGGACtcagagggggcggggctccACAGTGGAGCGTCGTCAGCGGCTGTGGCACCGCCCCTCTCTTAATGgtcagagatggaggaggagttTGTGGTAATGGTGCTGACCCCGCCCCCTGTTTGGCCTGCagaggggtgtgggggggggcgaGAACCGCCGACAGGGAGCCGCCATGCGGTGGCGACGGTGGCTGAGGGCTCATCCCAGAGCTCGGCGCCCCCTGCAGATGGACTGGAGAGTAGCTTCCGAGAGGCGAGGGGCGAACTAAAGCGGGAGTAGGGTCCGCTGTCCTCGGAACTTTTCCAGCCTCACAGACAGGACCTCCAGAACCTGGATCTGAACCAGAACCTggggaggaggcggagtcacCGCGAGTCTGCATCCCAGAGACAAAGGCTGAGAGCGGCGGCAGCGCAGGTTTACACTGAGCAGCTTTACAAGTGAACTGGTGATGGAAGGTGAACGGCTGAATCGGCAGAGATGTGGGACGCTGGTCGCGACTGTACCGCACCACCGCCACCGGGGGGCAGTGTGAGGAGGTGGAGACACCTGGagccaacacaaacacaaacaaacacaactttaaTACTCTGACCAATCAATCAATTGATCAAGTacaggcacacagacagacagtgactgGACCTGGAGACTGAGGAAACAGCAGCGAGGAGTAGAaactgcttctgtgtgtgtgtgtcaacagtgTTGCACAAGGTGTTTGTCGTTGCAGCCTGACAATGTCACCGGAGATGGGTGCAGGGTTGTCTTTGACCAGAGGGGGCAATATTGAGCTGGTTACaaacatctcctctcctctctccttatCTCCTTACCTCCTAACGCTAACTAACCACTAACCAAAactattttcatgttttaaggATGTAAAATATGCTAATATTCATACTATTTCATATGTTTGACCATATTATATTTACGTTATATCATAATAAATACGATATATCGTATTTATTatgatatattataatatattatatttcatgttatatcataaatatattatatgttatatatgacATGATGACATACCTTCAGCCTCGGTGTGGCTCTCCCTGGCTGCCTCCAGGTGGCGCTCCATGCTGCCATGGCTATAACACCTGGTGAAGGTGACAGGTGAGAGGCTCCGCCTTTCGGCCTCCACACGCTGTTCTAGGATTGGAGAGAAATCCACAGAGGAGTGGGAGTGGGCGGAATAGGTGGAGGAGGAAAGGTCTGTGGCCACCTTTGATGACGGCGACCCCCCCGCTCCTCCGTTTCGTCTTTTAATTCTAGCGATTTCTGCAAAGGAAGTGACCCGGGGGGGAGGAGGCGGGGCCGGGGCGGTGCCCTCACTGAGTCGGACCGGGCAGCTCAACATTCGCTCCAGAGATCCAAGACGTGGAGACGGAGATTTGTCCAGGTTACGATCGTAGCTGCGTGAACGTGGACGACTTCCTGAACAGGCTCCTCCAATGACgttctggccaatcacaggggGGGAGGTGTTGACATATACCTGACCCTGAATCATTGGAGAAGGAGCTCCAGCACCTCCTGCTGCTTGattcttcatctcctcctcctcctcctcctcattgtttttttctttctgaaaaacacacacacagacagacagacagacagacacacagacagacagacagacacacacacgcacgcacgcacgcacgcacacacagacacacacagggacacagaatTTAAACTTTATCTTTATGCCACAGGTGATGTCACAGTAATGTCACAGTAATGTCACAGGTGATGTCACAGGTGATGTCACAAGTGATGTCACAGTAATGTCACAGGTGATGTCACAGGTGATGTCACACTCACCTGTGGCGACAGTCCACCTTCGTCCTCCGAGTTCACGTCGCTCTGACCCGCTTCCTGTCTGAACAGGAAGTACTCGCTGGGCTGTGTGGGTGTGGGGCTTCCTCTGCTGTGTTCATCAGAGCAGCTATTGACTgatgagggggcggggcttggtGAAGACTGGGACGAAAGGTCACAGGTCACCAGCTTGTAGTAGTTCTGGGTGGCGACGACCAGGCGGGCCTGGCTCTGCAGACAGGACGCCAGGTCACCTGAGGACCCGGAGTGCGGAGGAAGGTACGAGTTGCAGTTGGCGTCGAGGTCCAGCGCCCCCTGGTGCTCCACTGAGCATGAGCAGGTGGAAGAGGTGGACAGGTGCGGCTCATGGATCAGAGGGAAGGCGTGGCCGGGGCAGGACGCTTGTTGTGTCGGCCGCGGAGGTTCAGTCGGCGAGGTATGAAGGTCCAAATAAAAGGCCCCGCCCCCTGAGTCTGGCAGTTTTCCTGCAGGGTCAGAGGTCGGCGCGGTGCGGGAGTAATCCGGATCCATGGAGCTGTTGAGGTTAGCGCGTGTGGACGCTGGCGGCCTCTCCGGCACGCCGTTGTTCATCTTGTTGTAGATAGCGCTGAAGTTGACGAGGACGCCGTCTGAGCTGTTACAGGACGAGTCGCTGGCGTAACCGGGGTGACACGGTTCAGAGAAGATTTCGGGGAAGTTGTGCGACAGCACACAGCAGGAGCAGTGCTGCATCGACGAGGTCGACGAGTACGAGCCCGTCTTACTGCTCCGCCCACACCTCATCGGGTGATCGTCATTGTCTTCTTCATCGCCCCAGTCCTGCTCGCCACAGTCCATGGACATGTTGGAACCACTGCTGCCATGGCGACGCTGACGGTCCAGACCGAGGATGTCCAGGTCTTCCAGGTGAGTGGAGAGATCTGAGGCCCCGCCCCTCAGGGACTCATGGGTGCTTCCCCGCACCGAACCGTGTAACACAAACGGCCCCGACGCAAAGTCCAGGTTGTGCAGGTGGAAAGGAGCGATCCCGTTGCAGAGGGCGGGGCTAGTGTCGCCGTGGAGGTGAAAGGAGGAGTCCTCAAAGTAACTGTTGAGGTCATCGGCGTCCCCCTCGTCGTCTTCTTCGTCCTTGGCATTCAGCAGGAACGGGTTGTGGCGCAGTGGGTTCCCGTTTCTCGGTTTGGCTCGTGGTAGCGTGTGAGCTGTGATCAGCTGATCCTCGGAATTGCTTGAAGTAAACGATGAGTCATCGCTCATCATGCCGCCACCTCCTCTGTCCCCGCGCTCTCGTCCTGTgtgggaggagctggagccGCTGGAGGTGTGGATCAGGCTCCTGTACAACAGCGCCTCCCTCTGGAGGACGTCTCTCTCTGGAAGTGAAGTGGTGCGGCTCAGGCCCAGGTTCTCAGGTGGGCTGAACGGGTTGCTCCTCTTCAGTGAAACAGCATCGTAGCTGCCCTGCGGCCGCCGGCCCGACACCTGACAGTGCACCAGTGGAATGTGATGCACGATCAGTGTCTCGCCAGACAGTTTGGGAGAGCTGTCCATcatccaggaggaggaggaggagctaaagcACCATGCAGTGAAGGTGCAGATGATCTCAACGCTCACACTCCGTTTACTGGACACAGCGCTGCGGCGCCGCCAGGGACAAGGACAGAAGGCGAGGAGACATGGACAGCATGGTCAGAGTGGGACATCTGCAGAAGACAAAACATCAGCAGAAGACAAAACATcagcaaaagacaaaacatcTGCAGAAGACTAACCAtctgcagaaaacaaaacatctgcagaagacaaaacatcagcaaaagacaaaacatcTGCAGAAGACTAAACATCTGCTTAGACTAAACATCTGCAGAAGACTAAACATCTGCAGAAGACTAAACATCTGCAAAAGACTAAACATCTGCAGAAGACAAAATATCTGCAGAAGACTAAACATCAGCAGAAGACTTATCAGCAGAAGACTAAACATcagcagaaaaaacatcaactgaagacaaaacatcagcaaaagacaaaacatctgcagaagactaaacatctgcagaaaacaaaacatctgcagAAGACGAAACATcagcaaaagacaaaacatcTGCAGAAGACTAAACATCTTCAGAAGACAAAACATCAGCAGAGGACTAAACATCTGCAGAAGACTAAACATCTTCAGAAGACAAAACATCAGCAGAGGACTAAACATctgcaaaagacaaaacatcagCAGAAGAATAAACATCTGcagaagactgtgtgtgtgtgagagagagagagagagagagaataagtgtgtgtgtgtctgaatcaAAGCACTTTTGttggacacaaacaacaaaagaaccAAAGATTTTCAGAGTCGTCTCACATCTGCagctcagccaatcacagctcaTTCCACACATTACCACAGAAATGCATCAGAAAGAATGACACATAAATGATGGAGAAAACAGAggggagacaggaagtgaccttgTGAACCAGGTCACTGAGTTTTCAGTTCACAAAGAACGTTCTTACTCGGTCATCATGACATGACCGAGTAAGtcaactattattattattataaaccaGTGTCTGCTGGTATCAAGTTAATGTTGACTAAAGTCCAGCTcatcttagtcagactaacatacctggataatgtgattcatagtctgattactcctgtatataaacacttagtcagactaaagtCCAGCTcaccttagtcagactaacatacctggataatgtgattcatagtctgattactcctgtatataaacacttagtcagactaaagtCCAGCTcaccttagtcagactaacatacctggatcatgtgcttcatagtctgattactcctgcatataaacacttagtcagactgaaGTCCAGCTcaccttagtcagactaacatacctggatcatgtgcttcatagtctgattactcctgtaTATAAACACTTCGTCAGACTAAAGTCCAGCTcaccttagtcagactaacatacctggatcatgtgcttcatagtctgattactcctgcatataaacacttagtcagactaaagtcagatttgtccaaaatgtcctccccggGCTTTAACGACGTATTTATCAAAACAAATTTGACGAAGAGGAAGTACAGTCTGTccactttcacaataaaagcctggaAGTGTTTCAATCGAtaatctgctgctgcatcatctCCATCACCCTCACCCTGTCACCACAGGATGTTTCATCATGATAATGTGATGTTTATTGatgattattgatttattattaatgtatATGATGATTAAGTTTTTATTCACAATTCTCTCAGATTAATTGAGATTACAGATTATGAGCAGAACTCATTGTTTCTGATGATTTTCAATAATAAGGTGATTAGTTATTGATGCGGATCAATCGATCAATGACTCACTGTCACCGGCTGGTGTGTAAATAAacagaagatgatgatgattgtgctTAGCGacgaacaaaacacacacgcgcatattctttgtgaggacactcggAGACATAAcccattacatgtcatttagcacatccctaaccctaccctagtACATtccttaacctttaacctaaacccaattctaaccctaaaaccaggtcttaatcttCAAAAATCCTGTTCAAGTTGTGTGTTACATCTTacgtgcacgcacgcacactgaGGAATATTAGCATtagcacacacacccacaccacaGGGCCAATAGCTGAGCTAACATGAGAACTAGCATCACTGCTAACATGACAACAGTGCTACCATGAGCGCGAgcctcggtgtgtgtgtgtgtgtgtgtgtgtgtgtgtgtttgtgttgtttggaagcagcgtgagtgaaatatgacaaagatgaagatgatgtcaGTGAATCACAACggcctgtttgttttcttctccgtCTCTGCTCCCGTTTATAACATCGTTAACATCGCAGTGATCGATCAACGACAGGAGATGAAAGGAGATGAAAGGAGATGAAAGAAGATGAAAGGAGATTAAAGTCATACTCACAAACCGTTTCCTCTTCTCCAAAAACATTGACGGTGAGGACGACGACGCTGTGACTGCGCATCGCAGGATGATGGGCGTGGCCACAGCGACACGTCATTCTGATGTCAGGGATTGACATTTGAGATCAACAGcagtgaaataaaatcaaaataaatcatgaaaaataaagatCGTCGTCTTTGACTGAGCTGCCGTTTGTTTGACGCTCACGTGaccacagtgttttattttagtccTTTAACAAGTTCCTGCTTCAACCACCAGAGGGCAACAACACCACGTGTTCACTGCAGTGACGTTGTTTTCTTCACGTGAACTGACTTTAAAAACGTTTACAAAGAGCAGAGCATCAAATATTGTTCCGttatgaaatatgttaatatgaggacatgttcacacattttatattaacatatatatgtatataaatcttatactttattaatccccttacggaaatgatttctctgcatttgacccatcctagaattaggagcagcagGCAGCCACAcggagtagcgcccggggagcaatgggggttgggtaccttgctcaggggtagcccagcccttttgacctggtggggacttgaaccggtgaccctccagttacaagctaCAGTTACTTGGCCACATATCAATGCCCATAAATCAATatatatcaatcaatcaatcaataatcagAGTTACACGTCGCCACagctacaaaaaaacaataataaaaataatgagagGTCATTCcagttttatttcttaaatAGAAAAGATTAAATGACATCAGTTCATTAGCAAAAGTGAttcatttgtttcacagaaacaaagtgtgtgcgtgtgtttatcAGCAGTTCGAGTTTCACCTTTGACCCTTGAAGAAAAAGCCACTTAACATTAAGGCGTGGCCTTAAAATGCACAGACGTGATGTCATCACAGACTGACATTATCTGTTCAATCTACTTATCTaaaatgtcatgtgactcacatttcaaatgttttctcatgatgtcatcaaaaatggAACATATTAAATCTATGATTATTAACACCTGAAGTGTAGCTGTGTTGCTATGGGAACCTGCAGGtcaaataataaacacacactgatgatgtaaaca from Solea solea chromosome 8, fSolSol10.1, whole genome shotgun sequence encodes:
- the rusc2 gene encoding AP-4 complex accessory subunit RUSC2 isoform X2, encoding MMDSSPKLSGETLIVHHIPLVHCQVSGRRPQGSYDAVSLKRSNPFSPPENLGLSRTTSLPERDVLQREALLYRSLIHTSSGSSSSHTGRERGDRGGGGMMSDDSSFTSSNSEDQLITAHTLPRAKPRNGNPLRHNPFLLNAKDEEDDEGDADDLNSYFEDSSFHLHGDTSPALCNGIAPFHLHNLDFASGPFVLHGSVRGSTHESLRGGASDLSTHLEDLDILGLDRQRRHGSSGSNMSMDCGEQDWGDEEDNDDHPMRCGRSSKTGSYSSTSSMQHCSCCVLSHNFPEIFSEPCHPGYASDSSCNSSDGVLVNFSAIYNKMNNGVPERPPASTRANLNSSMDPDYSRTAPTSDPAGKLPDSGGGAFYLDLHTSPTEPPRPTQQASCPGHAFPLIHEPHLSTSSTCSCSVEHQGALDLDANCNSYLPPHSGSSGDLASCLQSQARLVVATQNYYKLVTCDLSSQSSPSPAPSSVNSCSDEHSRGSPTPTQPSEYFLFRQEAGQSDVNSEDEGGLSPQKEKNNEEEEEEEMKNQAAGGAGAPSPMIQGQVYVNTSPPVIGQNVIGGACSGSRPRSRSYDRNLDKSPSPRLGSLERMLSCPVRLSEGTAPAPPPPPRVTSFAEIARIKRRNGGAGGSPSSKVATDLSSSTYSAHSHSSVDFSPILEQRVEAERRSLSPVTFTRCYSHGSMERHLEAARESHTEAEGVSTSSHCPPVAVVRYSRDQRPTSLPIQPFTFHHQFTCKAAQCKPALPPLSAFVSGMQTRGDSASSPGSGSDPGSGGPVCEAGKVPRTADPTPALVRPSPLGSYSPVHLQGAPSSGMSPQPPSPPHGGSLSAVLAPPHTPLQAKQGAGSAPLPQTPPPSLTIKRGAVPQPLTTLHCGAPPPLSPLSYAESGKHGGGARTHNAHHLSPQALKWREYRRQNPLSVERVCGSNFLCANAEPQRAAGPRPSRRNVFDFPTAPSSCRLGQLHGSSVKSDFLPDYFSLSEKPPEEFCLSPDTSSSSLSSSSSQSYVSVDLTQKRALVKAVNRAVDLIVAHFSTSRDADVKAKLGNSCVSPNVGHLILKYLCPALCDVLQDGLKAFVLDLIIGQRRCRPWTLVETSTQLGPSTRVLHSLFSKVSQFSELSSATMRMNAFIFGLLNLKSLEFWFSHLHTHEDIIAAHYNPWGFLPLSQGPFRPAFQELLLLLQPLSLLPFDLDLLFEPHLLQKGAEHMRCKEQLCSAGQRVDQSARSTFQLMRGWSATVSEMVRNTSGETKAERAGLRREGTWPRMEGARSRRRMEGAGSEETTGERRETGVGQEERRSRKEGEESEEGRQRRQAGWWYQLMQSSQVYIDKSNEKTKFIKKSTERRRGQAPPTREGVVEGAESRPEGEGFRSSSEESCGQRRRPSWMGSPPESVLSPTAPPAGPETSCLRWSRLFGSSPWEGPGLRGRGQKTRPPSGWLALDRSVLDLVVHTIGAGSGKKAEPPTAVTHIVTSPQQPEAKQPSPCEVRALCHHIATERDQLSFNKGDVLRVISRAHPDWLLCSLGSTHGLVPIVYVTLNNLEDNLEDAAVKLSGDEEDV
- the rusc2 gene encoding AP-4 complex accessory subunit RUSC2 isoform X1 yields the protein MMDSSPKLSGETLIVHHIPLVHCQVSGRRPQGSYDAVSLKRSNPFSPPENLGLSRTTSLPERDVLQREALLYRSLIHTSSGSSSSHTGRERGDRGGGGMMSDDSSFTSSNSEDQLITAHTLPRAKPRNGNPLRHNPFLLNAKDEEDDEGDADDLNSYFEDSSFHLHGDTSPALCNGIAPFHLHNLDFASGPFVLHGSVRGSTHESLRGGASDLSTHLEDLDILGLDRQRRHGSSGSNMSMDCGEQDWGDEEDNDDHPMRCGRSSKTGSYSSTSSMQHCSCCVLSHNFPEIFSEPCHPGYASDSSCNSSDGVLVNFSAIYNKMNNGVPERPPASTRANLNSSMDPDYSRTAPTSDPAGKLPDSGGGAFYLDLHTSPTEPPRPTQQASCPGHAFPLIHEPHLSTSSTCSCSVEHQGALDLDANCNSYLPPHSGSSGDLASCLQSQARLVVATQNYYKLVTCDLSSQSSPSPAPSSVNSCSDEHSRGSPTPTQPSEYFLFRQEAGQSDVNSEDEGGLSPQKEKNNEEEEEEEMKNQAAGGAGAPSPMIQGQVYVNTSPPVIGQNVIGGACSGSRPRSRSYDRNLDKSPSPRLGSLERMLSCPVRLSEGTAPAPPPPPRVTSFAEIARIKRRNGGAGGSPSSKVATDLSSSTYSAHSHSSVDFSPILEQRVEAERRSLSPVTFTRCYSHGSMERHLEAARESHTEAEGVSTSSHCPPVAVVRYSRDQRPTSLPIQPFTFHHQFTCKAAQCKPALPPLSAFVSGMQTRGDSASSPGSGSDPGSGGPVCEAGKVPRTADPTPALVRPSPLGSYSPVHLQGAPSSGMSPQPPSPPHGGSLSAVLAPPHTPLQAKQGAGSAPLPQTPPPSLTIKRGAVPQPLTTLHCGAPPPLSPLSYAESGKHGGGARTHNAHHLSPQALKWREYRRQNPLSVERVCGSNFLCANAEPQRAAGPRPSRRNVFDFPTAPSSCRLGQLHAGSSVKSDFLPDYFSLSEKPPEEFCLSPDTSSSSLSSSSSQSYVSVDLTQKRALVKAVNRAVDLIVAHFSTSRDADVKAKLGNSCVSPNVGHLILKYLCPALCDVLQDGLKAFVLDLIIGQRRCRPWTLVETSTQLGPSTRVLHSLFSKVSQFSELSSATMRMNAFIFGLLNLKSLEFWFSHLHTHEDIIAAHYNPWGFLPLSQGPFRPAFQELLLLLQPLSLLPFDLDLLFEPHLLQKGAEHMRCKEQLCSAGQRVDQSARSTFQLMRGWSATVSEMVRNTSGETKAERAGLRREGTWPRMEGARSRRRMEGAGSEETTGERRETGVGQEERRSRKEGEESEEGRQRRQAGWWYQLMQSSQVYIDKSNEKTKFIKKSTERRRGQAPPTREGVVEGAESRPEGEGFRSSSEESCGQRRRPSWMGSPPESVLSPTAPPAGPETSCLRWSRLFGSSPWEGPGLRGRGQKTRPPSGWLALDRSVLDLVVHTIGAGSGKKAEPPTAVTHIVTSPQQPEAKQPSPCEVRALCHHIATERDQLSFNKGDVLRVISRAHPDWLLCSLGSTHGLVPIVYVTLNNLEDNLEDAAVKLSGDEEDV
- the rusc2 gene encoding AP-4 complex accessory subunit RUSC2 isoform X4, coding for MMDSSPKLSGETLIVHHIPLVHCQVSGRRPQGSYDAVSLKRSNPFSPPENLGLSRTTSLPERDVLQREALLYRSLIHTSSGSSSSHTGRERGDRGGGGMMSDDSSFTSSNSEDQLITAHTLPRAKPRNGNPLRHNPFLLNAKDEEDDEGDADDLNSYFEDSSFHLHGDTSPALCNGIAPFHLHNLDFASGPFVLHGSVRGSTHESLRGGASDLSTHLEDLDILGLDRQRRHGSSGSNMSMDCGEQDWGDEEDNDDHPMRCGRSSKTGSYSSTSSMQHCSCCVLSHNFPEIFSEPCHPGYASDSSCNSSDGVLVNFSAIYNKMNNGVPERPPASTRANLNSSMDPDYSRTAPTSDPAGKLPDSGGGAFYLDLHTSPTEPPRPTQQASCPGHAFPLIHEPHLSTSSTCSCSVEHQGALDLDANCNSYLPPHSGSSGDLASCLQSQARLVVATQNYYKLVTCDLSSQSSPSPAPSSVNSCSDEHSRGSPTPTQPSEYFLFRQEAGQSDVNSEDEGGLSPQKEKNNEEEEEEEMKNQAAGGAGAPSPMIQGQVYVNTSPPVIGQNVIGGACSGSRPRSRSYDRNLDKSPSPRLGSLERMLSCPVRLSEGTAPAPPPPPRVTSFAEIARIKRRNGGAGGSPSSKVATDLSSSTYSAHSHSSVDFSPILEQRVEAERRSLSPVTFTRCYSHGSMERHLEAARESHTEAEGVSTSSHCPPVAVVRYSRDQRPTSLPIQPFTFHHQFTCKAAQCKPALPPLSAFVSGMQTRGDSASSPGSGSDPGSGGPVCEAGKVPRTADPTPALVRPSPLGSYSPVHLQGAPSSGMSPQPPSPPHGGSLSAVLAPPHTPLQAKQGAGSAPLPQTPPPSLTIKRGAVPQPLTTLHCGAPPPLSPLSYAESGKHGGGARTHNGSSVKSDFLPDYFSLSEKPPEEFCLSPDTSSSSLSSSSSQSYVSVDLTQKRALVKAVNRAVDLIVAHFSTSRDADVKAKLGNSCVSPNVGHLILKYLCPALCDVLQDGLKAFVLDLIIGQRRCRPWTLVETSTQLGPSTRVLHSLFSKVSQFSELSSATMRMNAFIFGLLNLKSLEFWFSHLHTHEDIIAAHYNPWGFLPLSQGPFRPAFQELLLLLQPLSLLPFDLDLLFEPHLLQKGAEHMRCKEQLCSAGQRVDQSARSTFQLMRGWSATVSEMVRNTSGETKAERAGLRREGTWPRMEGARSRRRMEGAGSEETTGERRETGVGQEERRSRKEGEESEEGRQRRQAGWWYQLMQSSQVYIDKSNEKTKFIKKSTERRRGQAPPTREGVVEGAESRPEGEGFRSSSEESCGQRRRPSWMGSPPESVLSPTAPPAGPETSCLRWSRLFGSSPWEGPGLRGRGQKTRPPSGWLALDRSVLDLVVHTIGAGSGKKAEPPTAVTHIVTSPQQPEAKQPSPCEVRALCHHIATERDQLSFNKGDVLRVISRAHPDWLLCSLGSTHGLVPIVYVTLNNLEDNLEDAAVKLSGDEEDV